The Misgurnus anguillicaudatus chromosome 12, ASM2758022v2, whole genome shotgun sequence region tcagtgtttgttttcttttatactcatcataaaatatatgtcaaagtgatgcatatctgcagaatgCATATGTGGTCATTTTGACCCTGTACAGGGTCCGCAGAGTTAAACAAGTTAATATgtgacatttatatattttaagaagaacattctcctgaaaggcattttgtgaaacttatgaaaatcacaaaaaatgctggggggcaactttttaaaaaaatggctggcggggaatgagtcaAATTGTAGATTAGTATATTGCTTGCTGCTGTGTGTTCTTTTACTGACTGAGAGAGAccagctactaaccaaaaatACCAACATCACAGAAGTGAGAGACAAGCTACTAACCAAATATAGCATCACAGAAGTAACCAAAGTCAGACATGTAACTCTAAACCTTGGCTCAAACTAAATGCTTTACTCTATACTCAAGTTATGAATAAAAAAGCATGTAAAGCCACTGTAAATTAATTTAGATTTGATTAACTTGAGCCTGAAAGCCAGGGCCGGTTTTTGCTATGGGCAATGTGGGCAAACGCCCAGGGCGCAATCTATGTGAGGGCGCACGAgcgccctaaaaaaaaaaaattatatcaaaaCCATTTCCATGTCAAGTTAGTGCTGAGAAACACAGTTGTGTGCGTGTCAGAAGAGGCACGGGTGAGGGGGGCGGGGAATCAACTTGCGACTGCAAGTCCCTCGCTCGCCTTAAGGAGGGTGAGCAAGGGATTGACTGATCCCAGGCCAGAGGCCACACAACACAAACTGCTGCGTCTGCTTCCAAgtaaattgtatttttcattcCTAAAATTAACATAGACCCATATACCTACGAACATGTTATCAATTGGgttatgtgaaaaaaattctgtagagtCATCTAACTTACGTGACTCACGTCACGTGACTCCGGTTGATTGACGGGTAAAACGGACGTTGTTGTtggcaaaatgtaatgcaaagttaATAATGTCGAgtcttcatcttcatcatcatggaTCAAATTAAAAGACCAAAGTAGCCATCTCAGTTGCCCGGTTCAGGAaaagaagatgaggagaaaCGGGCAAAAGATAAAGGTATGCCGATTTCTAAGAGTGACAACGTGAGTGACGTGACAGTAGGAAATAGGCTATTTATATTAGCCTCACACTCTTGCTAATATCTTGCTATTAGCCACAGAATACGATTGTATTTGGTTTTAGTTTTGCTGAACTAGCAACTATTAGAATTGAGGCATCATGCCATGCAACTAAATTCACTCTATAGGCAACACAGTCTAGTTTGTGTGTGCAACACAAAAAAGTGcaaattcacacagacctcatgactgtgtaattttttattgctttacgcTATATGTGCCAACTTAAATAACTTCTAATATACATtgacatggcattttgtaagctacagtgatatagctttttaaataatttgtagtgTATGCTTAGTTTATATatgatgttaacaaatactaataaaatgtgtgttatggtCATTTTAATTGGGTAACTGATGCATGTGTGAAATAAGCGTATCTTACTTACATAATTGtatcttaattgtaaattcagggGCACTTCTGGAATATTTTAGAGCTAGAGCACCCACTGGCCAAAATGAGGAGTCAGATACTTCCACAGCAGCaactctctgtgtgtgtgtgtgtgtgtgtgtgtgtgtgtgtttatactgtattacatgtttttctctgttcttgctacctttttgtatttaagattatatataacaaaataatacatgttgGTGGCGGGGTTTGGGGGTAATCCTTTGTTTTTTTCTGGGGGCGGCCAAGGGATGGTTCGCCCAGGGCGTAAATCTAGCCAGGACCGCCACTGCTGAAAGCTGTTATATGAACGGGATAATACAAGAGTATATCTGTATAACTGTTTACTTGTGGTCTGTATGAACAGTTTACTGTCAGTGCAGAGATCTTAAATACCATAGCACAGCTTTATCTAACTACTGTACAACTGGAGGTCACCAATAAATACACACCAACATTATATAATACAATTTGGATTAAAAGAGACTGTTTTAGTTTAGCCTACTTATATTTTTGATCTTTTTATTCAAAGCTACTTACAGCatattaaagtaatattttttatcagttaATGTGATCCCTGATTGAACCCATAACATTTGCCCTGCTAACAAAACGCTCTAGAGTTGAGCTACATTAGCACTAGCTAGAAACACTGACTAGCAAACAATGTGAACTCTAAACATTTCCTTTACTTGAAGGTCACATGATCAGACTTCACACATTTTAACCACACTTTAAATTGGTTTCAACAAAGAGCATAGGCCTTAAACAAACTAGACTGAAAAATAAACATAAGCATTTGTGCATTGTGACAGCTAGATGCTGAGAAGGAGAGCTTGTGGACAGGATAGAGAAACAGATGATTGTAAATATGTTAGTGTACAGTACTGTTAGTTGTTATAATCGTAAAGTAGTTTCATcctgtaattttttataatagctgtatatatatattttttatgataagaGATAAATTAAACAActtcaaaataatttacaatCCAAAGCTTACTTTAACTAAGTACTTCTTGTATTGAAAGGTCACATGATTTCACACACTGACTTCAGATCAGTTTTGTTTCTCTAATCAAAAATAAGCGTAAAAGCTGGACTGCCAGCCTAccctaaaaaaaacaacaacaccacATACACCACAGGAAGGGCATTCACCATTACCATAGTTCAGTTTTTGACTGCAGCACTCAATTTGTGACAACATGATCAGGACAGAGTCTCAGAGAATGAATGAGATGGAGGAGATGGATTTTTATGAAAGTATAGATTATGTTGGAGATCACAACATCAGgacagaaacaaacaaacaacaaccaCTGCAGCATACAGGTAATGACATTCATTTCTGTGTTGAGTTATATACACTGTCTATTTGTCCTGTATTTAAGGGATAAAAACTTTTGGGAGAGTACAATGTAACATCTTGTGTCATCTTCAGGAAGTAAGCATGTGAAGAACAGAAGTTACAGATCAGCTACATTGTGTTTGGTGCTGCTGTGTGTTCTTCTACTGACTGCAGTCATAGTGTTGTGTGTCCTGATCAATACAAACAATCAACTGTTTAACATCAAGAACAAACACATCACAGAAGAGAGAAACCAGCTACTAACCAACAATACCAACCTTAAAATAGAAAGAGACCAGCTACTAACCAACAATGCAAccttaaaaaagaaagagaccAGCTACGTACCAACAATACCAAACTTAAAAAAGAAAGATACCGGCTACGTACCAACAATACCAAccttaaaaaagaaagagaccAGCTACTAACCAACAATACCAACCTAAAAGAAGAAATAGACCAGCTACTAACCAACAATAGCAAccttaaaaaagaaagagaccATCTACTAACCAACAATACCAACCTTAAAAAAGAAATAGACCAGCTACTAACCAACAATAGCAAccttaaaaaagaaagagaccatctactaaccaacaataccaacataattaaacaaaatgcAAAGTTAAGTCATGAGAACATAGATCTGTGGaaatgttttaatgaaaaagGTAACTACACTGAATCGTAAAATCATAAATATGTTTGTATCATTTAGTGTGAAGGGGAATGTGAAGCTAATAGTTGAACTGTTTATGTTAACAGATGGTTGGAAATATTACCGGTTCAACTGCTACTTCATTTCATCTGAGGGGAAGAGCTGGACTGAGAGCAGAACATACTGTAGAGAGAGAGGAGCAGATCTGATCATCATTAACAATAAACAGGAACAAGTGAGTGACAGACCCATTTACACCTGCTATTAGGATATACAATGTAAATCTTTAATATAGAGCAGAGGTCTCCAATCCCACACATGGTGAGCTTCCGTCCTGTAGATTTTAGCTCCGACCCcaatttaacacaactgaagCAGCTAAACAAGgtgttgcttgataattacagacagatGTGTTGAAGCTGTGTTGGAACTGAAGTCTGTAGGACGGTAGCTCACCAGCAGCAGGATTTGAGACAACTGATATGGTGACAACCACAGTTGAACACATTCATGCATGTTTGTACGATTTTCTTTCAACTGTGATGTGGGGTTAGGGGTGGAGTTTccgtatagttttttttaataatcacgATTCACTTCATACAAATTCAACTCGTAAAATGTGTACAGATtttcatgagatcaggctggggTGCATACATTAAAGCTCTGAGATATAAGGGGCCCTTGAAGATCTTGAAATTatgcatattattattttacaataatgCTACGCTTCTGTGCTACTTCTTTGTTCTACACTTGTTTGATGCGTTTGAGTTCACGTCTGTAGATGTCTCCCATGAGCACACAATGTACATGTTTTGATTGGTTGTTGAGGAACGATGCAGAGCGCTGATTGGCTGTGAGAGAGAGGTGACTCATTGCAGCGGAGAGAAGTAATTTGAGTATGATGCTTTCAGGAGTCGCGACCCTGACacatatagggccctatttcAACAATCTAAGCGcgttgtctaaagcgcacggcacACGGCCTAAACGGGAGTGTcagattccacttttgctaatttaacgacgggaaaaatggtttatggttttaaaacctctaaaagccgttttctttcagccatagaagtaaaaatagcaggcttttaattgctgtaaatgtattgatagatatcctacataatcattgtaatctcataaaataatttgcaaatatgcaagaaaaggtttgtactctaaaaatactttatttgtgtaGCAGCACTACCCAGAGACGGGCTGAATAAGTGCTTTAATTTGAGACAGGTGCGCTATGGGTGTAGGTCTGTATAAAAGAAAGGTCTCCAGCGTTGTTTAAGCGTGTTGACGGTTGGTTGCTGCTGCGACTTTGGACGTTAAAGGTCTGTTTCCTTGGTGGATCTGTGAGCCGTTTGGGACGAGTATTTGAGTGGGGACTTGCTGCATTTTGGGTAGGTCACAGTGTATAAATTAGTTTTATTTACGATGAGCTGTTGACTGCATGCGCTTTGTTCATTTGTTTTAGTATTCTTTCCGGGCTGTATTATTCGTGCCGTGCCGTGGTGTTAGCAAGGCGGACTCTATTTCACAGGTTCGTATACTATTGTGAGTTATTTAATGTAAAGGGAGCTGTTATTTGTAAGCGCTCTATTTGTTTATATAGTATACATGCTGTGCAGAGTTAGTCCATCCTTAGTCATTTTTCTTATTCGATCATTTGGAAGGGGAAGCTCGGGAAGAAATTAGATATCGTCCTATAGGGGAGCGGGAAGATCCAGAGAAAATAATTTTCGCATTACGTGAGTTGTATGGATGCTCTCAGTCCTATGTGGCTTTACAAGAAGCGTTTTTTTCTAGGAGACAGCATGAGGGAGAAACCCTTCTGGAGTTTTCTCTAGCGCTCATGGGTCTACTAGAGAGGGTTAAACAGCGGTCGCCAGGTGGTCTGCTAAATTCTGACGCGTTATTGCGGGACTAATTCGTTGAACATGTGCGTGAGAGTAACCTTCGTCGAGAATTAAAACAGCTCGTTCGTCGTCAGCCAAATTCCACCTTGCTGGAAGTGCGAAGTGAAGCGATACGGTGGGAACAAGAAGGGACCCCAGGGGGCACTAGGGGACGTAGCCATTCGGTTCCATCAGTCCAGGGTTTCCAGTATGGGGTGGGGGGAGGCGCATACACGGCGACTAGTGGTGTACTTCCACGCTCGGAGTTAAGCGAATTGAGAGAGATGTTCAAAGCGCAGCAGAAACAGCTCGATCAGCTCACCCAAACCATCACACGGTTACAAGGACCCATATCTCGTGTTCCCTCTGCTCGTAGTGGTCCGATTATATGTAGGCGATGCAATAGACCGGGACATATCGCTCGGGAGTGTGTGGGGGATCGTGTGGCCCCTCAGTCTAGGACTTTGCCCCTCAATTCTGATTTGCCAACAGAGGGTAGGTTGCCCCAGTTGGGCCAGCAGTCGGAAAACTAATCCCCACCGAGTTGCGGAGCCACGATTCGGTTGGGGATAATGGCGGCTCAGAAATAGGGTATAGTTTACGCTCGTTACCACAATTGGTGTCTTCGTGTCCACACCTAGATGTCCGTATTGGTGGGGTGGTTGTGTCTTGTTTAATAGACACTGGGTCAATGGTGTCTACGATCACGGAGACCTGTTTTCGTAGACATTTTGAACCATGGGGGCAAGACCGCTTGAAGTCCTGCCAGTGGCTGTTATTGCGTGCCGCCAACGGGCTTTCCATTCCATACATTGGATATTTGGAACTAGAGGTCGAACTATGTGGTCATGTCGTACCAGAGTGTGGTATTCTGGTTGTTAAGGACCCCCCTGGGGGCATTGGGGGCCAAGCCCCTGGTGTCCTAGGAATGAATGTCTTGGGACGATGTTACCAGAAACTGTTTGGGCAGCATGGTTCGGCACTTTTTAATTTCCCTTCTGTGGCAGGTGCACCTTCTTTGAGACAGGCATTGCAGCAATGCCATCAAGTGAGTACTCAACCTTCTGGTGGGTCGGGGTGCGTTCGGGTACGTGGTCCTCGGACACAACGAGTAACAGGTGGTACTATTACGTTAATAGCGGCGACCTGTTCAGAACAGTTTGCGGATGGGGCAGTACTCCTTGAACCCCCAGAGTCAGGGCTACcggaaaatttgttagtttcaCCCGCCTTGGTTCGTATCATTAAGGGGACAGTTTATGTTCCAGTAGTCAATGTGGGTACTTTAGATGTTATGCTTTACCCGCATAGGGTTTTAGGTAACTTAAGTACTGTACATGTAATTAGTCTACCTGCAGGGGTTACAGAGGTTAGGTCTAGTACAATATCAGCAGCTTCACCAGTGTCTCACCCCATGGTACAAGCACAGATAGATGCGATCGATTTGGCTTCATTGCCTGCTGAAGAACAGGGAAAGGTAAAAGTCTTGTTACAGCAGTATCAGTCAATTTTTGCTGCTCACGAAAGTGACTTGGGTTGCACAAACCTCATTTCTCATAATATTCCATTGGTAGATGAGGCTCCAGTAAGGCAACAACATCGACGTATTCCCCCTTCAGAGTATGAAACCGTCCGGGCCCATATAAATCAGTTGTTGGAGTCCCAGGTCATTAGGGAGAGCTGCAGCCCATATGCCTCCCCTATTGTTCTGGTGAAAAAGAAGGATGGTAGTCTGCGCTTATGCGTGGACTACCGTCAATTGAATGCTAAAACCAGAAGAGATGCTTTTCCATTGCCTCGCATAGAGGAATCGCTGGATGCATTGTCGGGGGCCAAATGGTTCTCTACATTAGATCTGGCTAGTGGTTATAATCAGGTCCCCGTCAGTGAGGGAGACAAGGCAAAGACCGCTTTTTGCACCCCGTTCGGGCTATTTGAGTGGAATCGAATGCCGTTCGGGCTCTGCAATGCTCCCTCCACATTCCAGCGCCTGATGGAGCGGGTCTTTGGAGATCAACAATATCAGTCTCTTCTGTTGTATTTAGATGACATTGTGGTCTTCTCATCATCTATTAGCCAGCACCTGGAGCGGTTAGGGGTGGTGTTTGGGCGCTTGGAGAGGGAAAACGTAAAGGTGAAGCTAGAGAAGTGTGCCTTTTTTCAGCCTGAGGTAAGGTATTTGGGTCACATTATTTCAAGCAAGGGAGTTGCTACTGACCCTAGTAAGATTGAGACAGTGAGACAGTGGCCCCAACCCTCTACAGTTAAAGAGCTGCGTTCCTTTCTTGGCTTCGCCAGCTACTACCGCCGTTTTGTAAATGGTTTTGCAAAGTTGGCTGCTCCTTTGCATCGGCTGGTGGGAGAACTGACGGGAGGCAAGTGTAGGTCAAGGCAACAAGAGGGAGAGGTGTTTTCCAGCGCCTGGGGTAAGGAGTGTCAAGATGGTTTTGAGGAACTAAAACGTAGGCTAACCACCGCCCCTGTGTTGGCATACGCTGATTTCACCAAGCCCTTTGTTCTTGAGGTGGATGCGAGCCATGGGGGACTAGGGGCAGTCCTCTCACAAGAACAGGGTGGTAAAGTGCGTCCAGTTGCGTATGCCAGCCGCAGTCTTAGACCCAACGAACGTAACATGTCAAACTACAGCTCCATGAAGCTGGAGTTTTTGGCACTTAAGTGGGCTATGACTGAACGTTTTCGAGAATATCTGTTGGGAAATCGGTGTACGGTGTACACTGATAATAACCCCCTCAGCCACTTGGCCACTGCCAAGTTGGGGGCAACAGAACAGCGGTGGGTTGCTCAATTAGCTGCCTTTGATTTCGACCTCAAGTATAGGTCGGGTAGGAGCAATACCAATGCAGATGCTCTGTCCAGGTTGCATCCTCCAATTGCAGGAGGGGAGCTAGGCCCTGGTACTATGATCCCATCGTTATTGAGGAGAGCTATGGGGGAGGACCACACAATTGTGGCTTCCCGGCATACCATGGCTATGTTCCCTGGCCATTCACCTGTGGAGCTGGCATCTTTACAGGCTGCTGATCCAGTGATTAGCGAAGCCCTAAGATTCTGGAAAGACAGGAGGTATCCTGGCCCAGAGGAGCGACAGAACATGTCTAGGCAGAGTTTAGTCCTGTTGAGGCAGTGGAAACGTCTGTCTGAGCAAGATGGAGTCTTGTATAGAAGGGTAATGCGTCCAGATGGTAAGGAGGAGACTTTACAGTTGGTTTTGCCGACCGTGTTGAAGGTGGAAGTTTTGACCCAACTCCATCAAAACCATGGTCATCAAGGTGTGGAACGCACCCTTGAACTGGTGCGGCAGCGATGTTATTGGCCTTGTGTTGCAGGAGAGGTGGCCCAGTGGTGTCAGCGGTGTGAACGTTGCCAAGTGGCAAAAGAAACACGGCCACCTGCTCGGGGGCCTATGGGCCATTTGTTGGCTTCTTGCCCAAACGAGGTCATCGCCATCGATTTTACAATGTTAGAACCATCTAGTTCAGGGGTAGAAAACGTGCTGAGAATGACCGACGTCTTTAGTAAGTACACTGTTGCTGTCCCAACTCGTGACCAGCGGGCCGAGACTGTGGCACGATTGCTAGTGACTGAATGGTTCTGTAAATTTGGCGTTCCCGCTCGGCTCCATTCGGACCAAGGTCGAAATTTCGAGTCTGGGTTAATTTACCAGTTATGTGATCTTTATGGGGTCATCAAATCACGGACCACTCCATACCACCCAGCGGGAAACGGGCAATGTGAACGGTTTAACCGTACACTTCACAATCTCTTGCGGACCCTTCCGAGCTCGAGGAAGCGAGATTGGGTATCGTGCCTTCCTCAATTGGTGTTTTGTTATAATACTACTCCTCATCAGACCACCGGAGAGTCGctacattttttaatgtttggcCAGGAGGCACGATTACCTGTAGATTTCTTGCTGGGAAGGGTGTCGGAGCCCGTAGAAGGTGAGGTACATGAGTGGGTGTTGGAGCACCAGACTCGATTACAGGTAGCTTTCAAGGGAGCTCGAGAACAACTGCAGGTTGCAGCAAGGAAGCGGAAAGAGCAGCATGATCAATTAGTCCGGGATTCTGCGCTTGTGGTAGGCCAGTTAGTGTACCTTCGAAATTATGGGGTTCGGGGGCGCCATAAGATCAGTGACCTTTGGAGTCCTGTGGTATATCAGATCTTGCGAGCTCCCGAGGAAGGTGGCGTAGTATATACTATTGCTCCTGTCGATGATATGACTCAAGTACGAACGGTACATCGTTCTCTGATTAAGGAACAGTTTGGATCTGAGTCAGAAGCTCAGGAGGAACTTGAGCCCAGGCCAGATCTAGAAGAGAACCTGCCTGTTCGGGAGGAAGGTTCTTTTCATTTGGAAGAGGAGGATGTAGATCTGGCGAGAGTTGTTAGAGTGGTCCCTGGGTGTTCAGAGCTTATGGTGCAAGCCCATTCTCAGGATGGTGAGAGGGATATTGTACCCCCTCTGAGAACTGGCACGGTGCAAGTGGATGCTTCTATGTTGGTTGAGGGAGGGGCAAGGTCTGGACTGGACAATTCTCCTCGTGAGGTTAGGAGTGTGGTTAGGAGGACCAGTCGAGTTACAGCAGGCCAGCATTCCAATGTG contains the following coding sequences:
- the LOC129446293 gene encoding uncharacterized protein — translated: MIRTESQRMNEMEEMDFYESIDYVGDHNIRTETNKQQPLQHTGSKHVKNRSYRSATLCLVLLCVLLLTAVIVLCVLINTNNQLYRLRTNNTNLKKERDQLLTNNTNLKEEIDQLLTNNSNLKKERDHLLTNNTNLKKEIDQLLTNNSNLKKERDHLLTNNTNIIKQNAKLSHENIDLWKCFNEKDGWKYYRFNCYFISSEGKSWTESRTYCRERGADLIIINNKQEQDFIRKTISGQTRYWIGLTDIEFEGRWKWVDGSTLTTRFWVAPEPNGERNESCVASTSSGWFDDKCSNSRKWIWITDGLQVDAPTSLPEHKSRDRVRWAYSTVSRRYTSAGRDFGLETSRRYTGEYPERYTGPLALGVQVTQVNCEGLQAYRGSRTLGSFEGFRPSVDQRATWDS